A genomic stretch from Candidatus Cloacimonadota bacterium includes:
- the mreD gene encoding rod shape-determining protein MreD, which yields MILKGIYVFLGGLFLLYVQVLFMPALAIANVVPLILLPWLIYTVWKQAWELSLPVVFIIGLMYDTLNPSLFGLHALFFVLLAVLIDVLRIPFEQDSTVAKLIAIASTNLIFSLLYLLAQGLSWGFDAKVYRLAALGFLYNLIFSLLFFSMMQFISKLRIVVAHD from the coding sequence GTGATCTTAAAAGGGATCTACGTATTTCTGGGTGGACTTTTCCTACTGTATGTGCAGGTTCTGTTTATGCCGGCACTTGCGATAGCCAACGTAGTTCCCCTTATCCTATTGCCCTGGCTTATCTACACTGTGTGGAAGCAGGCCTGGGAGCTCTCTCTGCCCGTCGTGTTCATAATTGGCCTGATGTATGACACCCTCAATCCTTCTCTTTTTGGCTTGCATGCCCTGTTCTTTGTACTTCTGGCAGTGCTTATCGATGTGCTGCGGATACCTTTCGAACAGGATAGCACCGTAGCCAAACTGATCGCAATTGCCTCCACCAATCTCATCTTCAGTCTGCTTTATCTGCTGGCACAGGGCTTGTCCTGGGGATTCGACGCCAAAGTGTATCGTCTTGCTGCGCTTGGTTTCTTATACAATCTTATCTTCAGCTTGCTCTTTTTTTCCATGATGCAGTTCATCAGCAAGTTGCGCATAGTTGTAGCACATGACTAA